AAGCGGTGTTTGTGCGACAATGAAGAGGACTTTGACGTAGAACCTCTGCATTGAAGCTCAGGAATTTCTGCCATATCGATGCGCGATATGCCTGTCCATGGGACAGGCATATTTCTATTTTACGGATGGCAAAATAGCGGTGATTCCCGAATGATCCTACTCAGGACAGGAGGCGCAGCACCGACGATGAGACGTGGAAGACGGTTTATAGGGGCGATAACCGGCTGCTTGGCGGCTTTGGTCGTAACGTTCGCAGCGGGACCTCCGCCGGTCAACGCGTTTACCATGGAGACGCTGACGGTGGGCAGTCGCGGCTACAACGTCGACGAACTGCAGGCCAGGCTGGGATTTCTGGGGTATTATCACGGCAAAATTGACGGCGATTTTGGCTGGGACACGTACTGGGCCGTGCGGGACTTTCAATACAACTTCATGGGCCGGGCGACGGGGATTGTCGACTTGAAGACCCGGCAGAAACTGGTCGCCGCCACGAAGGGCTGGCACTATCGGCCGGCGGGTGCATCGGGATCTTCCAGTTCCAGCGCCAACCAAAGCGCGTCCAGCGGCGGCAGCAGTGCCGCGGGTTCGGCCGCAGCGGCGGACGCACTGCCGAGCACGGCTGGCGGATTGAGCCAGAGTGACTTGTCGTTAATGGCACATGTGGTGTACGCGGAAGCGCGCGGCGAACCGTTCGAGGGACAAGTTGCCGTTGCGGCTGTCATCCTGAACCGCTTGAAGGACCCGAGCAAGTTTCCACACACCGTCGCAGGCATCATTTATCAGCCGTTGGCCTTCACCTCGGTTCAGGACGGTCAAATCAATCTGACCCCCAATGCACAGGCGAAGGAGGCCGTCATGGACGCTGTCGAGGGATGGGACCCTTCACACGGAGCGACCTATTACTTTGATCCGGCAACAGCGACAAGTCCCTGGATTTGGTCGAAACCAGAAATCGTCACCATCGGGCACCATATTTTCTGCAGTTCCTAGATCACAAGACCCCTGGAGGGATGAACATGAGAATCCATCGTACGACCTGGATCGCGCTTCCCATTGTTGCCCTGGTGGTCGTTGGAGCAGGAACCGGGTGGTGGGGTTACGACCAGCACCAGCAGCGCCAAGCGATGGCGGTCCACTTGGAAAACACCTACAACGGCGCGTACCAAGCCTTTGTGTCGGATCTTGAACAGCTTCACAACGAATTGGGCAAGGCCATCGTGACGGGGGATGCGGCGACGTATCGGACAAGACTGCAAAACATCGCTCGCTTCAGCGACGCCGCGGATGCCGAGCTGTCCCGCATTCCGGTCAATGTCCTGCCGGATGGGCAAATCAAGACGTTCACGTCCCACGTGGGCGCCTATGCGAGGACGCAGCTGCTGACGAATCCAACGCCCAATGCCAAGGCGCGTGCGCAGTTGGACACGGACTTTGGCAACACGGGCACCCTGGTGAAGAAATTGCAGCAGCTGCAGCCTAGTGTCGGCACTGCGACGGCTTCTTGGGTGGAGACGCTCGGCTTGAACAAGTCCAGTCTGCCATGGGCGAGGCCTGTCAGCGGCGCAGCCGGAAGTACACCCGGCACCGGCGCGTTTGTCGGCAATGCGACGAGCGCCCATACGCGGCAGACCTTCGTCGACGGACTGAAAAACCTGGACGCCGCGGCGGCCAAATGGAATCAGGCCAGTGCTGCCGCCGCGCCGACCAAACCAATGGTGACGGGTCCGCGCATCACCAGCCAGGAGGCCGTCCGCACCATGGCCCAGTTGACCGGCTGGACGCAGTCCAAGCCGTGGCAGGCGGCACCGAGTAAAGCAGGGGCAAATCCGCCCGTGTACTTTGTCAGCGGGCAAACCCCGGCCGGGAACGTATACGGGAAAGTCACGCAGCGAGGCGGACATGTCCTGACGTTCCACCTGAACCAAACCATCGGGTCCAAAACCAACATCGATGTGGTCCAGGCGGAACAAAAGGCCGCTGCTTGGCTGAAACAGCGCGGATACGGAGCGTTTGTACCCGCTTCCACCAGCCGCTTCGACCATACGCTGTATGTCACGCTTTCCCCGACATACCGGGGCACGCCCGTGATTGACCGGACCATCACGCTTCAAATCGCCCTCGATACGGGCAAGGTCGTGGGCTATGAGGCGACACCGTACTACGCGCATCCGATGACGGCTGTACCCGCTCGGCGGTACACGGCGCAGCAGCTGGAAAAGCGGCTGAGCCCAGCGTTTCGCGTGCGGGAAGAGGAGCCGGTCATCGCGTTTGACACCAACCAGCAGGCGCAGCCTGCAGTGGCGTTCTACGGCACCAGCCACGGCGAGTCGTACCAGATTCTGATGAACGCGAACTCGGGCCAGGAAATGCGCAACACGCAGTTGACGAACCACCTGTAGCGAACGGCGTTTTTCCTCCACAAGCCAGCATGTCACGCACGTGACCGTCCGTCCAATCGGAATTTGTCGAAAAGGGGGTCATCCCCTTTTCGATTGATTTCGTTGACCATATAATGGTGGCATACGACATCGGAGGTGCGCGCATGCCATTGCCTGCCATCGGACAAGTCCTTCGCGTTCACACCGAGGACGAAGGTCACACGGTGTTGATCTCCAGAATGCTCGACCTGACACCGGAATTCATACGCATTGACGTTCCCAGTTTGCCGAAAGCCGAAGAGGAATCGGAAGCAGCCGAAACTCCACCCACCGTAGCCCCAGGCACAGCCTTGTGGGTTGAATTTCACGCGCGCGACGGCGCGCTTTGCAAGTTTCGCAGCGAGCTCTTGCTGCAGGAACCCCTCAACGGCCGGCCGACGTGGCGCATTCCCGTGCCGGAACAAAAAGATATCATTCGCGAACAGCGCCGGGAGTTTGTGCGCGTGCCAGCCGATTTGCCGGTGCAGGTCTCGATGGCGCCGAATGCCGATGCGCACGAAGTGTACACGCAGGATTTGAGCGGGGGAGGCTTGTCGCTTCGCGTGCCGCCCACACTTCACCTGTCGGCGGGGACCGACCTGGTCCTGACCTTTCAACTGCCCCCGAACCAATTTACAGTCACCACGCCAGCGCGGGTGGTCCGCGTCGGGGCTCGGAACGATCACGGCTATGCCATTGTTTCTTGCAGGTTTGTCAATATGGATGAGAAATTGCGCCAGCGCGTGATTCAGTATACATTCTATCGGCAGCGCCAGATTCTGGCCAGTTTATCCAAGTAGCCTCTGCTCGACATGGAACGCTGCTTGTCTGCATAGGATAGCAGCGGAGGGATGTACGATGTCTGACAGCAGGCGTTCCGAAGATGTGCAGTGGTTACAGGGGACAGAGTGGGTCGATCGCATGCTGGTGCCGTCTGCGTTCGGCGTACTGTCTGTGCTGGTCGGCGTTCAAATGCTCACGGCCATCCCTGCCGTACGTCACCATGTTGACGCGCTGGCGGGCCGCTTTGTGCAGGTAACGCCTGCAGCCGCGTCCAGCGCGGGAGGCTCCGAATCGGCAAGCATCACGTTGTACCTGTCACCAGACACCGGTCCGCGCCCTGACGTCCGCGTGCTCGTGAACGGCAAGTACGCAGGCAGCTTTACCAGCCCGTCCCTCCACCTGACCGTCCATCCGAACGATCAAATCGAATTCGTGCGTTCCAAGACCGGCGGCGCCGTGGACATTGAGGTCGACGACAACGACCCCAACCTGGCCTATCCACTTCCAGGCATGAGTTATTCATTGACAAAGGATGACCCTTCACTAGATTTACCGAACGTTCGCTTTTTCAGTGAGTGACGCCCGGCAAAACCGCATGAATCATGACCCGCATGAAGTTGCCACTTTCTGATGCCCTATGCTAGTATGAAGGTGTCGTTCTGCGTCGGGCCGCTTTCTCGAAGCAACGGAATTGCACCAGTTTCCAGCGGATGTTTTCACTACGCACTCCGAAAGCGGGCTAAACGGCCTGCTTTTTATTGTTGCAGGGCAAGAATCCATCTTCTTCGGAGGAAAATCAAACCATGAATCACGTACGCATCGCGATCGATGGACCTGCTGGAGCTGGCAAGAGCACCGTCGCCCGGACAGTTGCCAAACGGCTGGGGATTCTTTATGTCGACACGGGCGCCATGTACCGCGGTGTCGCCTGGCTTGCGCAGACGTATGGTGTGTCTCCTTCAGATGAGGCGGGCCTGGTGGCCATGCTGCGTGAGCATCCCTTAACCTGCGGACGCAGCGAGCACGACACAGTGGATATCCTCGCAGACGGACGCGTGATTACCCAGGAGTTACGCTCCCCGGCCGTGTCCGGCATGGTATCCGAATTGTCAGCCCATCCAGCGGTGCGGGACATCCTGACCGCGCTGCAGCGGGACTTCAGCCGGCACGAGTCGGTGGTGATGGACGGACGGGACATCGGCACGGTGGTGATGCCGGATGCGGACGTCAAAATCTTTCTCACTGCCGATCTCGATGAACGCGCCAGACGCCGCCTGAGTGAAATGGAAGGCCAGGGGTTTTGCGTCGATTATCAGGAACTGCGGGCCACGATGGCTGAACGCGACGCTCGGGACGCGTCACGTCCCGTCGCGCCGCTCCGCCAGGCGCCAGATGCGATTGTCGTTGACTCGACGGGCAAGAGCGTCGAAGACGTGGCCGACGAAATTCTCTCCATCGCGAGGCAGGTGCTGCATGGCTGACGTTCGTGATCACTTTCGTCATCCACTCTATCGGCTGGCCCGGGCCGTCGGTTTGGCGCTTATCCACGGCGTATTCCGCTGGCGCGTCGAAGGACAAGAGTTCATCCCGAAAACGGGCCCTGTGATTGTGGCTTGCAACCACATTCACAACTTTGACCCGATTATGCTGGGTGCCAGCACACCGAGGTTTGTGCACTTCATGGCGAAGGAAGAGTTGTTTCGCATCAAGCCGGTCGCAAGCTTTCTCAAGTTTTTCGGCGCCTTTCCCGTGCGCCGGGGCATCGGCGACCGAGCTGCCATCAAACACGCCTTCGCTGTGACGGCAGCAGGCCAGTGTCTGGTGATTTTCCCGGAGGGACATCGGTCGAGGACGGGGCAGCTGGGGAAGGGCATGCCAGGGGTTGCGATGATCGCCAAGCGAGCTGGCTGCATGATTGTGCCCGCCGCGGTGATTGGGCCCTACCGCTTTCGAGGCCCGCTCACCGTCCGCTTTGGGCCGCCGCTGCAGCCCGATGCGGCGCAGAGCAACGAGGCGCTCTTGGGCGAGTTGATGCCGAGGATTCAGGCCCTCCTTGACAGGGGGCACGCCCGTTGAACGCAGAGCAATGGTTCATGGATTTGGTGGTGTATCTCGTCCTGGTTGCGGGCGCATGCATCTACGCGTTCGTTATCGCAAAGGCGATTGCTTCCCGGACAGACGGGCACGGGGGGAAATCCACCGAGTTCAATGGTAAACCAACCCCAACCGGCCAATTTGTCGCATCGAGATTTCGTCGATACTCCATACTACTGTTAAGCTACGTGTTGTTGGTTGGCGTGATGTACCAGGCGGGAACCATCCCCGTGTCGATCGCGGCCGTTCTGTTTGTTCCAGGCGCAATCGCACTGTTCATGGGTCTGATGTGGCTGCGACGGTACATACACTGAAAGTTGGTTACGAATGTTTGTATTAGCTCGGATTCCCAACGTCCACACGCTGCAGAGTCCATGAGCTGCCCCAGTGACCAACAACTTATCGGTGCAGGAGGAATGTGTCTATGGCAGAGGATTTTCAGGAAACGATGGAGACAAGCGTAGTGCAAGAAGGTGACATTGTTACCGGGAAAGTGATCAGCGTCGACGACAAGAAGGTGTCGGTTGACATTGGTTATAAATATGAGGGAATCATCCCAATTCGTGAACTTTCCGTCTTGCATATTGAGCACCCAAACCAGGTGGTGCAGGAGGGCGATGAAGTCCGCGCCGTTGTCTTGAAAACCGACGACGAGGCGGGGATTGTCGTCCTGTCCAAACGCGAAGCGGAGGCCGCCGGCGCCTGGGAACGCCTGCAGGCGCTCTACGACAGTCAGGAAGCGTTTGACGTCGTGATTCAGGATGTGGTCAAAGGCGGCCTCGTCACCGACGT
Above is a genomic segment from Alicyclobacillus cycloheptanicus containing:
- a CDS encoding PepSY1/2 domain-containing protein, whose product is MRIHRTTWIALPIVALVVVGAGTGWWGYDQHQQRQAMAVHLENTYNGAYQAFVSDLEQLHNELGKAIVTGDAATYRTRLQNIARFSDAADAELSRIPVNVLPDGQIKTFTSHVGAYARTQLLTNPTPNAKARAQLDTDFGNTGTLVKKLQQLQPSVGTATASWVETLGLNKSSLPWARPVSGAAGSTPGTGAFVGNATSAHTRQTFVDGLKNLDAAAAKWNQASAAAAPTKPMVTGPRITSQEAVRTMAQLTGWTQSKPWQAAPSKAGANPPVYFVSGQTPAGNVYGKVTQRGGHVLTFHLNQTIGSKTNIDVVQAEQKAAAWLKQRGYGAFVPASTSRFDHTLYVTLSPTYRGTPVIDRTITLQIALDTGKVVGYEATPYYAHPMTAVPARRYTAQQLEKRLSPAFRVREEEPVIAFDTNQQAQPAVAFYGTSHGESYQILMNANSGQEMRNTQLTNHL
- a CDS encoding flagellar brake protein, with the translated sequence MPLPAIGQVLRVHTEDEGHTVLISRMLDLTPEFIRIDVPSLPKAEEESEAAETPPTVAPGTALWVEFHARDGALCKFRSELLLQEPLNGRPTWRIPVPEQKDIIREQRREFVRVPADLPVQVSMAPNADAHEVYTQDLSGGGLSLRVPPTLHLSAGTDLVLTFQLPPNQFTVTTPARVVRVGARNDHGYAIVSCRFVNMDEKLRQRVIQYTFYRQRQILASLSK
- a CDS encoding lysophospholipid acyltransferase family protein — translated: MADVRDHFRHPLYRLARAVGLALIHGVFRWRVEGQEFIPKTGPVIVACNHIHNFDPIMLGASTPRFVHFMAKEELFRIKPVASFLKFFGAFPVRRGIGDRAAIKHAFAVTAAGQCLVIFPEGHRSRTGQLGKGMPGVAMIAKRAGCMIVPAAVIGPYRFRGPLTVRFGPPLQPDAAQSNEALLGELMPRIQALLDRGHAR
- the cmk gene encoding (d)CMP kinase; amino-acid sequence: MNHVRIAIDGPAGAGKSTVARTVAKRLGILYVDTGAMYRGVAWLAQTYGVSPSDEAGLVAMLREHPLTCGRSEHDTVDILADGRVITQELRSPAVSGMVSELSAHPAVRDILTALQRDFSRHESVVMDGRDIGTVVMPDADVKIFLTADLDERARRRLSEMEGQGFCVDYQELRATMAERDARDASRPVAPLRQAPDAIVVDSTGKSVEDVADEILSIARQVLHG
- the sleB gene encoding spore cortex-lytic enzyme, whose protein sequence is MRRGRRFIGAITGCLAALVVTFAAGPPPVNAFTMETLTVGSRGYNVDELQARLGFLGYYHGKIDGDFGWDTYWAVRDFQYNFMGRATGIVDLKTRQKLVAATKGWHYRPAGASGSSSSSANQSASSGGSSAAGSAAAADALPSTAGGLSQSDLSLMAHVVYAEARGEPFEGQVAVAAVILNRLKDPSKFPHTVAGIIYQPLAFTSVQDGQINLTPNAQAKEAVMDAVEGWDPSHGATYYFDPATATSPWIWSKPEIVTIGHHIFCSS